A DNA window from Hemibagrus wyckioides isolate EC202008001 linkage group LG11, SWU_Hwy_1.0, whole genome shotgun sequence contains the following coding sequences:
- the jpt1a gene encoding jupiter microtubule associated homolog 1a → MTTTTTFQGMDPDAKSSSRVLRPPGGGSNISFGGEEEKPAARKNKMASSIFAEPEDPHAHRRNNPPGGKPTGVLCGEPSAPLRRCVQQPVNQTGDTQDEPSSVVNGDDGKIDDAVVEAAEEVEVTQMEKSGPSGSSEKPSGRRNPPGGKSSLILG, encoded by the exons atgacgaCCACTACCACGTTTCAAGGCATGGACCCGGATGCCAAAAGCAGCTCCAG GGTTCTCCGTCCACCAGGTGGAGGCTCCAACATTAGCTTTGGTGGTGAAGAGGAGAAACCTGCTGCTCgcaaaaacaaaatggcttccAGCATTTTCGCAGAACCTGAGGATCCACATGCTCATCGAAGGAACAACCCCCCAG GTGGGAAACCCACAGGTGTGTTATGTGGAGAACCTTCAGCACCACTCAGGAGGTGTGTCCAACaacctgtcaatcaaactggTGACACACAGGATGAACCTTCATCAGTGGTG AACGGAGACGACGGAAAGATTGACG ATGCAGTGGTGGAAGCAGCTGAAGAAGTGGAGGTGACTCAGATGGAGAAGTCTGGACCAAGTGGCTCCTCGGAGAAACCGTCAGGACGCAGAAACCCACCTGGAGGAAAATCCTCCCTCATCCTGGGCTGA
- the sumo2a gene encoding small ubiquitin like modifier 2a → MADEKPKEGVKTENNEHINLKVAGQDGSVVQFKIKRHTPLSKLMKAYCERQGLTMRQIRFRFDGQPINETDTPAQLEMEDEDTIDVFQQQTGGVM, encoded by the exons ATGGCGGACGAGAAACCCAAG GAAGGCGTGAAGACTGAAAATAACGAACACATCAACCTGAAAGTAGCGGGGCAGGACGGCTCGGTGGTCCAGTTCAAAATCAAGAGGCACACGCCGCTCAGCAAACTGATGAAGGCCTACTGTGAACGACAG GGACTCACGATGAGGCAGATCCGCTTCCGGTTTGACGGACAGCCCATTAACGAGACGGACACGCCTGCTCAG TTGGAAATGGAGGACGAGGACACGATCGATGTGTTTCAGCAGCAGACAGGAGGTGTGATGTAA
- the mif4gda gene encoding MIF4G domain-containing protein A, translated as MMEQTEDWKIPALNTETQQMLKTALTDPSTVDLVKLCDLIVDQALKDSSLCRDAGHVCCTLVQVEAKRSSTSVFRRNVLTRLQQEFSRREETRQRSLHEWVCVVSLLCNVFDSLKVNNSPMAALVDPVYDCLFRLAQHDALVNEVEVDCLALQLHRVGEQLEKLNSRRMDELFFLLRDGFLLQDDLSSMSRLLLLELLECRAASWNLSRNAHRYYYSEVVE; from the exons atgatggagcagACAGAAGACTGGAAGATTCCGGCtttaaacacagaaacacagcagaTGCTGAAAACAGCACTGACCG ACCCCAGCACAGTGGACCTGGTGAAGTTGTGTGACCTGATAGTGGACCAGGCTCTGAAGGACTCGTCCCTGTGCAGAGACGCTGGACATGTCTGTTGTACCTTAGTGCAG gtggAGGCAAAGCGGAGCAgcacgagtgtgttcaggaggaacGTGCTGACTCGGCTGCAGCAGGAGTTCTCGAGACGAGAGGAGACACGCCAGCGCTCGCTgcatgagtgggtgtgtgtcgTCTCGCTCCTGTGTAACGTCTTCGACAGTCTGAAG gtcaaCAACAGCCCCATGGCAGCACTGGTGGATCCGGTGTATGATTGTTTGTTCAGATTGGCTCAGCATGACGCTCTGGTTAATGAAGTGGAG gtggactGTTTGGCTCTGCAGCTCCACCGTGTTGGTGAGCAGCTGGAGAAGCTGAACAGCAGGCGGATGGACGAGCTCTTCTTCCTGCTGAGAGACGGCTTCCTCCTTCAGGACGATCTGAGCTCCATGAGCcgactgctgctgctggagctgCTGGAGTGCCGCGCCGCTAGCTGGAATCTGAGCAGAAACGCTCATCGCTATTACTACAGTGAGGTGGTGGAGTGA
- the zgc:174863 gene encoding uncharacterized protein zgc:174863 isoform X1: MDSATLLFFLLMISSLCLGQSVNNLFRLKCQPAVGVIGQTTNIICDMEAETVPIVNTVVITKIGETEPCFTFNRRDDLVIGDPRFQHKNVPSLQLENTMISDEGDYSYFIRTSHGKEDIRFTINVTAKYHEPVISSKQKELVSGGAADLYCNASGGYPAGTINWFDGSKTNWTKNAVLQITPGDDGLFTLSSKLNFKSFDPIWGDFQCIVLNSKYQEEGRSNSNLQIIGTLDNPRDPGNDSMMKNIVAATVVIGSLIVGLLIALLLKRRRFQQLRRTSAVPFLRDNEPEPVYSEEENALNEPFYKKAAEADQNIEV, from the exons ATGGATTCTGCgactctccttttctttctgctgATGATCTCGTCTCTGTGTCTTGGACAGTCAGTTAACA ATCTGTTCAGACTGAAATGCCAGCCTGCAGTTGGAGTCATTGGTCAGACCACTAACATCATCTGCGATATGGAGGCAGAAACTGTGCCTATTGTAAACACAGTGGTTATAACCAAGATTGGAGAGACTGAACCGTGTTTCACATTCAATAGACGTGATGACCTTGTGATAGGAGACCCTCGCTTTCAGCATAAAAATGTGCCATCATTACAGCTTGAGAACACCATGATCTCAGATGAAGGTGATTATAGTTATTTCATCAGAACCAGTCATGGGAAGGAAGACATCAGGTTCACAATCAATGTCACAG ccaAGTACCATGAGCCGGTCATATCCTCCAAGCAGAAAGAGCTCGTATCCGGTGGAGCTGCTGATCTGTACTGTAACGCTAGCGGTGGATACCCAGCTGGAACCATCAACTGGTTTGATGGAAGCAAGACAAACTGGACAAAAAACGCTGTGCTGCAAATAACGCCGGGAGACGACGGGCTCTTCACTCTGTCCAGCAAACTGAACTTCAAGAGTTTTGACCCTATCTGGGGAGATTTCCAGTGCATTGTCCTCAACAGCAAATATCAGGAAGAAGGAAGAAGCAACTCAAACCTGCAGATAATAG GTACGCTGGACAACCCCAGAGATCCAGGAAACGACAGCATGATGAAGAACATCGTTGCTGCTACAGTGGTGATCGGGTCTCTCATCGTCGGCCTCCTGATTGCTCTCTTGTTAAAGCGAAGACGTTTTCAGC agcTAAGAAGAACATCAGCTGTCCCCTTTCTAA gaGACAATGAGCCAGAACCTGTCTACTCCGAGGAGGAAAACG CTCTGAACGAACCGTTTTATAAGAAAGCAGCCGAGGCGGATCAGAACATCGAAGTGTAA
- the zgc:174863 gene encoding uncharacterized protein zgc:174863 isoform X2 produces MDSATLLFFLLMISSLCLGQSVNNLFRLKCQPAVGVIGQTTNIICDMEAETVPIVNTVVITKIGETEPCFTFNRRDDLVIGDPRFQHKNVPSLQLENTMISDEGDYSYFIRTSHGKEDIRFTINVTAKYHEPVISSKQKELVSGGAADLYCNASGGYPAGTINWFDGSKTNWTKNAVLQITPGDDGLFTLSSKLNFKSFDPIWGDFQCIVLNSKYQEEGRSNSNLQIIGTLDNPRDPGNDSMMKNIVAATVVIGSLIVGLLIALLLKRRRFQRDNEPEPVYSEEENALNEPFYKKAAEADQNIEV; encoded by the exons ATGGATTCTGCgactctccttttctttctgctgATGATCTCGTCTCTGTGTCTTGGACAGTCAGTTAACA ATCTGTTCAGACTGAAATGCCAGCCTGCAGTTGGAGTCATTGGTCAGACCACTAACATCATCTGCGATATGGAGGCAGAAACTGTGCCTATTGTAAACACAGTGGTTATAACCAAGATTGGAGAGACTGAACCGTGTTTCACATTCAATAGACGTGATGACCTTGTGATAGGAGACCCTCGCTTTCAGCATAAAAATGTGCCATCATTACAGCTTGAGAACACCATGATCTCAGATGAAGGTGATTATAGTTATTTCATCAGAACCAGTCATGGGAAGGAAGACATCAGGTTCACAATCAATGTCACAG ccaAGTACCATGAGCCGGTCATATCCTCCAAGCAGAAAGAGCTCGTATCCGGTGGAGCTGCTGATCTGTACTGTAACGCTAGCGGTGGATACCCAGCTGGAACCATCAACTGGTTTGATGGAAGCAAGACAAACTGGACAAAAAACGCTGTGCTGCAAATAACGCCGGGAGACGACGGGCTCTTCACTCTGTCCAGCAAACTGAACTTCAAGAGTTTTGACCCTATCTGGGGAGATTTCCAGTGCATTGTCCTCAACAGCAAATATCAGGAAGAAGGAAGAAGCAACTCAAACCTGCAGATAATAG GTACGCTGGACAACCCCAGAGATCCAGGAAACGACAGCATGATGAAGAACATCGTTGCTGCTACAGTGGTGATCGGGTCTCTCATCGTCGGCCTCCTGATTGCTCTCTTGTTAAAGCGAAGACGTTTTCAGC gaGACAATGAGCCAGAACCTGTCTACTCCGAGGAGGAAAACG CTCTGAACGAACCGTTTTATAAGAAAGCAGCCGAGGCGGATCAGAACATCGAAGTGTAA